In Octopus bimaculoides isolate UCB-OBI-ISO-001 chromosome 27, ASM119413v2, whole genome shotgun sequence, one DNA window encodes the following:
- the LOC106877216 gene encoding cobalamin trafficking protein CblD isoform X2, with translation MNKMNFCKLRRTRFDELVNHFRQFYYKPLEQHAKTTSSGLKQLNWTDPSDGVYPLNKSFPLRGNIGLSESYLNKSGNAEAATITTTTTTPAPMTNVSSIPRTVIMEYEYLKQDTGCTADFQDSDILECIVQSCPETLKNLFNPLFHDRDIMNDIFTVITISQKTENDMATFNSTVKKEREGLHKSFMEGAKIISNSLKEVGFWADYLDTSTGKLFGSPHPHEVMLETDERYRYLGFDIEDIICCYVISHHKWGTHSYVGCLFTNLPPDHPVLKTMEHKTMTGKTRS, from the exons ATGAATAAG ATGAATTTTTGTAAATTAAGGAGAACTAGGTTTGACGAACTTGTGAACCACTTCCGACAATTTTATTATAAACCCTTGGAACAACATGCAAAGACAACTAGCTCAG GTTTAAAACAGCTTAACTGGACAGATCCAAGTGATGGCGTTTATCCACTTAATAAATCATTTCCTTTGCGTGGTAACATTGGTCTCTCAGAGTCTTATTTAAACAAGTCTGGTAATGCCGaagctgctactattactactactactaccactccaGCCCCCATGACAAATGTTTCAAGTATCCCTCGAACCGTTATAATGGAATACGAGTATCTG AAACAAGACACTGGGTGTACTGCTGATTTCCAAGACAGTGACATTTTAGAATGTATCGTTCAGTCATGTCCGGAAACATTGAAAAATT TATttaatccacttttccatgaccGGGACATTATGAACGATATCTTCACCGTCATTACGATCAGCCAAAAGACAGAAAATGATATGGCAACGTTTAATAGTACTGTCAAGAAGGAACGAGAAGGTCTCCATAAAAGT TTCATGGAAGGAGCTAAAATAATTTCCAATTCTCTGAAGGAAGTTGGCTTTTGGGCTGACTACCTCGATACATCAACTGGAAAACTC TTTGGGTCCCCGCATCCACATGAGGTCATGTTGGAGACTGACGAACGGTATCGGTATCTGGGATTTGACATTGAAGACATAATCTGCTGTTATGTGATCTCCCATCATAAGTGGGGTACACACTCATACGTTGGGTGTCTTTTCACCAACCTCCCGCCTGACCACCCAGTCTTAAAAACCATGGAACACAAGACAATGACAGGCAAAACTCGCTCTTAA
- the LOC106877216 gene encoding cobalamin trafficking protein CblD isoform X1 gives MATTEVIESEPSSFRNAESLPRTMNKMNFCKLRRTRFDELVNHFRQFYYKPLEQHAKTTSSGLKQLNWTDPSDGVYPLNKSFPLRGNIGLSESYLNKSGNAEAATITTTTTTPAPMTNVSSIPRTVIMEYEYLKQDTGCTADFQDSDILECIVQSCPETLKNLFNPLFHDRDIMNDIFTVITISQKTENDMATFNSTVKKEREGLHKSFMEGAKIISNSLKEVGFWADYLDTSTGKLFGSPHPHEVMLETDERYRYLGFDIEDIICCYVISHHKWGTHSYVGCLFTNLPPDHPVLKTMEHKTMTGKTRS, from the exons ccaAGTTCTTTCAGAAACGCAGAATCTCTTCCAAGAACCATGAATAAG ATGAATTTTTGTAAATTAAGGAGAACTAGGTTTGACGAACTTGTGAACCACTTCCGACAATTTTATTATAAACCCTTGGAACAACATGCAAAGACAACTAGCTCAG GTTTAAAACAGCTTAACTGGACAGATCCAAGTGATGGCGTTTATCCACTTAATAAATCATTTCCTTTGCGTGGTAACATTGGTCTCTCAGAGTCTTATTTAAACAAGTCTGGTAATGCCGaagctgctactattactactactactaccactccaGCCCCCATGACAAATGTTTCAAGTATCCCTCGAACCGTTATAATGGAATACGAGTATCTG AAACAAGACACTGGGTGTACTGCTGATTTCCAAGACAGTGACATTTTAGAATGTATCGTTCAGTCATGTCCGGAAACATTGAAAAATT TATttaatccacttttccatgaccGGGACATTATGAACGATATCTTCACCGTCATTACGATCAGCCAAAAGACAGAAAATGATATGGCAACGTTTAATAGTACTGTCAAGAAGGAACGAGAAGGTCTCCATAAAAGT TTCATGGAAGGAGCTAAAATAATTTCCAATTCTCTGAAGGAAGTTGGCTTTTGGGCTGACTACCTCGATACATCAACTGGAAAACTC TTTGGGTCCCCGCATCCACATGAGGTCATGTTGGAGACTGACGAACGGTATCGGTATCTGGGATTTGACATTGAAGACATAATCTGCTGTTATGTGATCTCCCATCATAAGTGGGGTACACACTCATACGTTGGGTGTCTTTTCACCAACCTCCCGCCTGACCACCCAGTCTTAAAAACCATGGAACACAAGACAATGACAGGCAAAACTCGCTCTTAA
- the LOC106877217 gene encoding sepiapterin reductase produces MSGNPSTKDTTVLCVLTGASRGFGRSLAVALSQTFKSDSVFILLARSMNDLEAAKEEMLQMSNLSPDHILPFYLDQGQFSADIATKLFQDIRAQLSKLRQQFHKYLLIHNSGTLGDITKKSSQFGDFDEISAHFNVNVSGMIALNTKCLELFDDNSKCIIVNISSLAAIQPVNSFSLYCANKAARNMYFKVLAGEEKDLRILNYAPGPLDTDMQKNVRENAVDDTIRQQFTEMFNSSKLVSCEDSAEKLIDLLEKDTYTNGDHIDYYDD; encoded by the exons ATGTCTGGAAATCCCTCCACGAAAGATACGACAGTGCTTTGTGTGTTGACTGGAGCCAGTCGTGGTTTTGGACGGAGTTTAGCCGTGGCATTGAGCCAAACGTTCAAATCAGACTCGGTTTTCATCCTCCTAGCTCGATCGATGAATGATTTAGAAGCTGCCAAAGAAGAAATGCTACAAATGTCCAATCTTTCTCCCGATCATATACTTCCGTTTTACCTTGATCAGGGCCAATTCTCTGCAGATATAGCAACAAAATTATTCCAAGATATTCGAGCACAGTTAAGTAAACTGCGACAACAATTCCACAAATACTTACTAATTCACAACAGCGGTACCCTGGGCGATATCACCAAGAAATCTTCACAGTTCGGTGACTTCGACGAAATCAGTGCTCACTTCAACGTCAATGTAAGTGGAATGATTGCGTTGAATACCAAATGCCTGGAACTCTTTGACGACAACAGCAAATGTATAATAGTCAACATTTCATCACTAGCAGCTATCCAACCTGTGAATTCCTTCTCTTTATACTGCGCCA ATAAAGCAGCTCGCAACATGTATTTCAAAGTGTTGGCTGGAGAAGAGAAAGACCTTCGTATATTAAATTATGCTCCTGGACCACTTGACACAGACATGCAAAAAAATGTTCGTGAAAATGCAGTCGATGATACAATCAGACAACAATTTACAG aaatgttCAATTCATCAAAACTGGTCTCCTGTGAAGACAGTGCTGAGAAGTTGATAGACCTTCTAGAGAAGGATACATACACCAACGGAGACCACATAGACTATTACGATGACTAA